ATATCAAGGTCTGCGCCAGGGATTTGTCGTTGTGACGGCCCGGACTGGCGCAAGTGGTTGTAGGGCATGTCGGCCCAACCGCCGTTTTTGCAAGGGCCGGATCTCCCAGGGCTGAACAAATGGGACGTGGGCGATGCGGTGGCGGAGGTGCTGAGTGTACAAGCGCGAGCGGCCGGGTTATAATCGTAGGCTTTCCCTTGCCACACCACTTCTAGACGCGGTGGGTGGTCTCACCCAAAAGGAGTCTGCATGCGTCATTACGAAATCATTTTGTTGATCCATCCGGATCAAAGCGAACAAGTGCCAGCCATGCTGGAGCGCTACAAGGGCATGATCACCGCTGGCGGTGGCAAGGTGCACCGCGTGGAAGACTGGGGCCGCCGTCAACTGGCGTACCTGATCAACAAGCTGGCCAAGGCCCACTACCTGTGCGTAAACATCGAAGCCGACCAGGCTGTGATGGCTGAACTGGAGCACGCCTTCAAGTTCAACGACGCCGTGCTGCGCCACCTGACCGTGCAAAAGAAGAAGGCTGAAACCGGTCCTTCCTCCATGATGAAGACCGTGGAGCGCGAAGAAGCCCGCAAGGCCAGCCAAGCTGAATACGCAGCGGCTGGCGAGCGCTGATTCTCTTCTCTCTTTGGAGTGGAGAACCGCGTCGTCTTGACCGCCTGTATCGCAGAGGCTGAACCCCTGCGATACACGCCCGCCGGATTGCCTGCCATCTCGCTGCGCCTCGAACACGAGTCCCAGCAAACCGAGGCAGGTCGCCCCCGCGAAGTCAAGGCTGCCATGAAGGCCACCGCGTTTGGAGCGATGGCCGAGCGACTGGCAAGGCAGAACATCGGAAGTCTCTGGACTTTCTCTGGGTTTCTGGCCACGCCGCGCAACGGCAAGACTGCAGTGCTGCACATCCAGGATATTCAACAAAATTAATTTTCAAGGGGTCCGCAATGGCCACGTTCAAGAAGTTCAACAAAGACAAGCGCCCAAAGCGCAACACACAGTCCCTGCTGTTCAAGCGCAAGCGCTTCTGCCGCTTCACGGTGACCGGTGTTGAAGAAATCGACTACAAGGATGTCGACACGCTGCGTGATTTCATCGCCGAAAACGGCAAGATCATCCCCGCACGCCTGACCGGCACGCGCGCCATCTTCCAGCGTCAGCTGAACACTGCCATCAAGCGCGCCCGCTTCCTGGCCCTGGTGCCTTACAGCGACCAGCACAAGATCTAAGGAGCACAACCCATGCAAATCATTCTGCTCGACAAGGTTGTGAACCTCGGCAACCTCGGTGAAATCGTCAAGGTCAAAGACGGCTACGCCCGTAACTTTCTGATCCCCGCTGGTCGCGCCCGCCGCGCCACCGAAGCCGCCAAGGCAGAGTTCGAAGCCAAGCGCGCTGAACTCGAAAAGGCCGCTGCTGCCAAGCTGGCAGAAGCCCAAGCCCAAGGCGAAAAGCTGGCCGGTACCACCGTCAAGCTGACCCAAAAGGCTGGCGTGGATGGCCGTCTGTTTGGTTCCGTGACCAACCACGACATCGCCGAAGAGCTGAACAAGCAAGGCTACAAGGTTGCCAAGTCGCAAATCCGCCTGCCCAACGGCCCGATCAAGGTCGTGAGCGATAGCGCTGTGAGCGTGGCTCTGCACACCGACGTGGTGGTGGAAGTCAACGTGTCGGTCTACGGCGAAACCGCCTGATCGTCCGTTCGGACTTTTCGACAAAGCCGCCCTCGGGCGGCTTTTGTCTTTGTGTGACCGTGGTTTGTACACGGTTGCCCACGGGTTACCCCCGCCTTATCCACAGACTTGTGCCATGACGACGCGCCGTGCGGGCGATAGCATGCCGGGTTGACTCCGAGGATTCCATGTCTGCCGTTTTCCCACCCCTTGATGATGGATTCACGCCCGTGCCGGACCGTGAGATTGCCCAGTTGCGTGTGCCACCGCACTCCATCGAGGCGGAGTCCAGCGTGCTGGGGGGGCTGCTGCTGGACAACAACGCCTGGGACCGCGTGGGTGACTTGCTGGTGGAGAGCCATTTCTACCGCCATGAACACCAGATGATCTACACCGCCATCGGCGCGCTGATCAATGCCAGCAAGCCAGCCGATGTGATCACGGTGTTCGAGCACCTGCAGAACCAGGGCAAGGCACAGGAGATGGGGGGGCTCGCCTACCTCAACAACCTGGCGCAATACGTGCCCAGCGCCAGCAACATCCGGCGCTATGCCGAGATCGTTCGCGAGCGTGCCATCCTGCGCAAGCTGGTCACGGCCAGCGATGAAATCTCCACCAATGCCTTCAACCCGCAAGGCAAGACCGTGGAGCGCATTCTGGACGAGGCCGAGGCCAAGATCTTTGCCATTGGCGAAGAGGGATCGCGGACCAAACAGGGCTTCCAGTCGCTCGACACGCTGGTGATCGACCTGCTCGACAAGGTGCAGGAGATGGCCGACAACCCGGTGGACGTGACCGGCATTCCCACCGGCTTTGCCGACCTGGACCGCATGACCTCGGGGCTGCAGGCGGGGGACATGATCGTGCTGGCGGCGCGCCCCTCCATGGGCAAGACCTCGTTTGCGGTGAACATTGCCGAGCACGTCGCGCTGAACGAAGGCCTTCCCGTCGCCATTTTCTCCATGGAAATGGGCGCCGCCCAGCTCGCGGTGCGTATCGTGGGCTCCATCGGCCGCGTGAACCAGGGGCATTTGCGTACCGGCCAGCTCACCGACGACGAGTGGCCGCGCCTGACTGAGGCCATCGAGAAGCTGCGTACGGTGTCGCTGCACATCGATGAAACCCCCGGGCTCACGCCCAGCGAGCTGCGCGCCAATGCACGGCGCCTGGCGCGCCAGTGCGGCAAGCTGGGCTTGATCGTCGTGGACTATTTGCAGCTCATGAGCGGCTCGGGCGCAGGCAGTGCCGACAACCGGGCGACCGAGCTGGGCGAAATCTCCCGGGGCCTCAAGATGCTGGCCAAGGAGCTGCAGTGCCCGGTGATTGCGCTGTCGCAGCTCAACCGTTCGGTGGAGCAGCGCACCGACAAGCGCCCGATGATGTCCGACCTGCGCGAATCCGGCGCCATCGAGCAGGACGCGGACATCATCATGTTCATCTACCGCGACGACTACTACAACAAGGACTCCAAGGAGCCCAACGTGGCCGAGGTCATCATCGGCAAACAGCGTAACGGCCCTACTGGTACGGTAAAGCTGTTCTTCCAGAAGAACCAGACGCGCTTTGAGAACCTGGCGATGGGTTCGGGCGATGATTTCTAGCAAAAATAGCTGCTAGCGCACGATTCATATGCGCTGGAAGCTATTGAATTTATAGCGAATGAGGGCGGGAGCTATGCAGTCCCGCGTCTGTGGCGCCAGTCGCGCAGCATACACATTGGCACTATTGCTGCAGCATCCACACCAGCAACCCCGTGCATGCCACGGCCAGGATGCCTGCGGCTACTGTGAGCCGTTGCTGGCGCTGCCGTAGCACTTCTACCGCTCGCACCACCTGGGCATGCTGTTCGGCCAGCGACTGGATCAGCACAGCCGACTCTTGCTGCTCCCGCTCCAACTGCGCCACCCGGTCGCGCAGATGCTGGAGCTGCAAGGCGACTGGCATGGCGGGTTCGCCACCAGTGCGGCCTTCCAGTGCGTCCGCTGCAGCGTCGGCATTCCCTTTCTGTGTGGTGCCCAGCAGCTTTTTAGCGGCCTGCAGGATCTGGGGCGTCGCCTCGATGACGTCGCCCCAGGGCACCAGCTTCAGTGCTGCAACCCAGCCTGCCGCCAACTCAGAGCACCTCGCTAGCGAAGTCCGCCAGGCGTGAGCGTTCGCCCCGCGCCAGCGTGATGTGGCCGCTGTGTGGCCAGCCCTTGAAGCGGTCTACCGCGTACGTCAACCCGGACGAGCCTTCGGTCAGATACGGCGTATCGATCTGCGCCAGGTTGCCCATGCAGATGATCTTGGTGCCAGGGCCTGCGCGGGTGATCAGCGTCTTCATTTGCTTGGGCGTCAGGTTCTGCGCCTCATCGATGATCACGTACTTGTTCAGGAAGGTGCGTCCGCGCATGAAGTTCATGCTCTTGATCTTGATGCGGCTGCGGATCAGCTCGTTGGTGGCCGCACGGCCCCACTCGCCGGCGTTGCCGCCGTCGCCCTTGGCCAGGAACTCCAGGTTGTCGTCCAGCGCGCCCATCCAGGGGCCCATCTTCTCTTCTTCGGTGCCGGGCAGGAAGCCGATGTCCTCGCCCACGCTCACCGTGGCGCGGGTCATGATGATCTCGGTGTAGCGGCGGTCGTCCAGCACCTGGGTGAGGCCTGCGGCCAGGGCCAGCAGGGTCTTGCCGGTGCCAGCGGTACCGGTCAGCGTCACGAAGTCGATCTCGGGGTCCATGAGCAGGTTCATGGCGTAGTTCTGCTCGCGGTTGCGGGTGGTTACGCCCCACACCGCGTTTTTGGCAGAGCCATAGTCCTTGAGCGTCTGCAGCACGGCTGTCTTTTCGCGGATTTCGCTCACACGCGCGAACAGGCTGGGTTCGCCGGGCGCCTCGAAGTACACGAACTGATTGATCATCAGCTGCGGCACGATGGGCCCGCCAATGCGGTAGTAGGTGTGGGCGCCGCTCTGCCAGCTTTCCACGTTCTTGCCGCTCTTGGTCCAGAAGTCTGGTGGCAGGGCCAGCACGCCGGCGTACAGCAGGTCGCCGTCTTCCAGCGTCTTGTCGTTCTGGTAGTCCTCGGCGTTCAGGCCCAGGGCGCGCGCCTTGACGCGCATGTTGATGTCCTTGGATACCAGCACGACCTCGCGCGGGGCATGCAGTTTGCGCAGCGCTTCCACCACGCCCAGGATCTGGTTGTCGGCCTTGCCAGGGGGCAGGCTGGTGGGCAGGCTGTAGTCCAGCGGTACGGTCTGGAAGAACAGGTGGCCACCTGCGGCGCGCTGGCCAGTGGAGTCGAGCTTGAGACCCTTGGCCATGTCTGCGCCCTGGGCGGCCGCCAGCGCGTCGAGCGTGCGGCTGGCCTGGCGCCCGTTGCGGGCGACTTCGGTCATGCCCTTCTTGTGGCCATCCAGTTCTTCCAGCACGATCATCGGCAGGAAGATGTCGTGCTCTTCAAAGCGGAACAGGCTGGTTGGGTCGTGCAGCAGCACATTCGTGTCCAGCACGAAGAGCTTGGTCGGGCCTTGTGATGCAGATTTGCGGGCTCGGGTGGTGGTTGCGGTGGCTGGTGCGGTGCTGGGGGTAACGGCCGCCGCAGCGCTGGTGCTTCGTGCCTTGCGGGTCCCGGTGCTGCGAGCCACGGGAGCGGTGACCGGTTCGGGTGTGCGGGCGCGGGTCTCGACCTGGACCAGCGGTGCGGCTTCGGGCGCTGCCAGCGCAGAGGCCACACTGTCTGCCTTGCGGCCGGCGCGGGCTGGGGTTGCCGCAGTGCGCTGGGGCGCGGCCACCGGTTCGTTGGCGGAGGTGGTCGCTACGCGAGGGCGGGCCGTGACTTCAAAGGCTTCTGGCGCGAGGAGTGCAGCGCGCCGGCTGGGGGCGGGGGGCAGGGGCATGGTGGCAGGGCCTCGGTCGGTAAAGGAGTAACGGATGGGTCAGAAAGCAAAAAGCCGCCTGGAGGCCAAGGCGGCTTTTTGGGTGAGGGCTAGCGGTGCAGTAACCAGGGGCATTGATCCATTATGCCCACTCCATGTGTCTTGCCGAGGCAAATCGGGCGGTGTGTCGCGTGGATGCTCCAATGACCCCCGATGGAATGCAATAGCGCAATCGAACCCTGTGCAATCCGTGCTGGGCTCAGGCGGCCTTCTTCAGGGCCTTGAGGGATTTGACGGTCTTGAGGACTTCGTCCACATGGCCAGGCACCTTGAGGCCGCGCCATTCCTGCACCAGCAGGCCGTCAGGGCCAATCAGGAAGGTGCTGCGCTCAATGCCCTTGACCTTCTTGCCGTACATAATCTTGTTCTTGACCACGCCGAACATGTGGCACATCTTCTCTTCGGTGTCAGCGATCAGCTCGAAGGGCAGTTCCAGCTTTTCCTTGAAGTCGTCGTGCGACTTCATGTTGTCGCGCGAGACGCCGAACACAGCGGCGCCGGCCTTCACGAAATCCTTGTACTTGTCGCGAAACTGCATGGCCTCCGTGGTGCAGCCCGGCGTGTTGTCCTTGGGATAGAAGTAGAGAACCAGAATTTGGCCAAGGTGGGAGGTGTTGGAGACCTTGATACCACCGGTTGCGTTGGCTTCAAATTCGGGGAGGGGTTTGTTGACAACGATCGCCATATCACTTCAATCTCTCAGGATGTAGTCGTTGGTAAGCCGGGGGAGTGGGTGTGTTATTGCTCTTGGTGGTGCCCCCGACCGCAACCCGTAATTTTACCCTGAAATCGGTTCCCGGCCAAATGTAAGACAGTGTGTCCGGCGCGGGTCGGTGGGTACTTCGGCATGCCTGTGCATAGGTTGTCAGCTCGCCCGCTGCAAGCCCTTAGGCCGGTAGCCCGCCTTGCGCTCAGACTTCGAGGATCAGCGCTGCGACCACGTTGCGCCCTTCGCTCGCCAGGATGTTGTAGG
Above is a window of Acidovorax sp. KKS102 DNA encoding:
- the dnaB gene encoding replicative DNA helicase, which produces MSAVFPPLDDGFTPVPDREIAQLRVPPHSIEAESSVLGGLLLDNNAWDRVGDLLVESHFYRHEHQMIYTAIGALINASKPADVITVFEHLQNQGKAQEMGGLAYLNNLAQYVPSASNIRRYAEIVRERAILRKLVTASDEISTNAFNPQGKTVERILDEAEAKIFAIGEEGSRTKQGFQSLDTLVIDLLDKVQEMADNPVDVTGIPTGFADLDRMTSGLQAGDMIVLAARPSMGKTSFAVNIAEHVALNEGLPVAIFSMEMGAAQLAVRIVGSIGRVNQGHLRTGQLTDDEWPRLTEAIEKLRTVSLHIDETPGLTPSELRANARRLARQCGKLGLIVVDYLQLMSGSGAGSADNRATELGEISRGLKMLAKELQCPVIALSQLNRSVEQRTDKRPMMSDLRESGAIEQDADIIMFIYRDDYYNKDSKEPNVAEVIIGKQRNGPTGTVKLFFQKNQTRFENLAMGSGDDF
- the priB gene encoding primosomal replication protein N, yielding MENRVVLTACIAEAEPLRYTPAGLPAISLRLEHESQQTEAGRPREVKAAMKATAFGAMAERLARQNIGSLWTFSGFLATPRNGKTAVLHIQDIQQN
- a CDS encoding peroxiredoxin, whose product is MAIVVNKPLPEFEANATGGIKVSNTSHLGQILVLYFYPKDNTPGCTTEAMQFRDKYKDFVKAGAAVFGVSRDNMKSHDDFKEKLELPFELIADTEEKMCHMFGVVKNKIMYGKKVKGIERSTFLIGPDGLLVQEWRGLKVPGHVDEVLKTVKSLKALKKAA
- a CDS encoding PhoH family protein; amino-acid sequence: MPLPPAPSRRAALLAPEAFEVTARPRVATTSANEPVAAPQRTAATPARAGRKADSVASALAAPEAAPLVQVETRARTPEPVTAPVARSTGTRKARSTSAAAAVTPSTAPATATTTRARKSASQGPTKLFVLDTNVLLHDPTSLFRFEEHDIFLPMIVLEELDGHKKGMTEVARNGRQASRTLDALAAAQGADMAKGLKLDSTGQRAAGGHLFFQTVPLDYSLPTSLPPGKADNQILGVVEALRKLHAPREVVLVSKDINMRVKARALGLNAEDYQNDKTLEDGDLLYAGVLALPPDFWTKSGKNVESWQSGAHTYYRIGGPIVPQLMINQFVYFEAPGEPSLFARVSEIREKTAVLQTLKDYGSAKNAVWGVTTRNREQNYAMNLLMDPEIDFVTLTGTAGTGKTLLALAAGLTQVLDDRRYTEIIMTRATVSVGEDIGFLPGTEEEKMGPWMGALDDNLEFLAKGDGGNAGEWGRAATNELIRSRIKIKSMNFMRGRTFLNKYVIIDEAQNLTPKQMKTLITRAGPGTKIICMGNLAQIDTPYLTEGSSGLTYAVDRFKGWPHSGHITLARGERSRLADFASEVL
- the rpsR gene encoding 30S ribosomal protein S18, with amino-acid sequence MATFKKFNKDKRPKRNTQSLLFKRKRFCRFTVTGVEEIDYKDVDTLRDFIAENGKIIPARLTGTRAIFQRQLNTAIKRARFLALVPYSDQHKI
- the rplI gene encoding 50S ribosomal protein L9, with amino-acid sequence MQIILLDKVVNLGNLGEIVKVKDGYARNFLIPAGRARRATEAAKAEFEAKRAELEKAAAAKLAEAQAQGEKLAGTTVKLTQKAGVDGRLFGSVTNHDIAEELNKQGYKVAKSQIRLPNGPIKVVSDSAVSVALHTDVVVEVNVSVYGETA
- the rpsF gene encoding 30S ribosomal protein S6, coding for MRHYEIILLIHPDQSEQVPAMLERYKGMITAGGGKVHRVEDWGRRQLAYLINKLAKAHYLCVNIEADQAVMAELEHAFKFNDAVLRHLTVQKKKAETGPSSMMKTVEREEARKASQAEYAAAGER